A DNA window from Daucus carota subsp. sativus chromosome 3, DH1 v3.0, whole genome shotgun sequence contains the following coding sequences:
- the LOC108214219 gene encoding truncated transcription factor CAULIFLOWER A: MGRGRVQLRRIENKISRQVTFSKRRSGLLKKAHEISVLCDAEVALIVFSTKGKLFEYSTDSSMNSILERYERYSSAERQLTGPGDEVSQENWTLEFPRLTAKMEVLQRNIRHYMGEELDPLSLRELQSLEQQLDTSLKRIRTRKNQLMQESISELQKKERALQGQNNQLAKKMKENEKITTAEREPENPGQTSSQPLPPPPFPPLSMSGTFQALGTMKEARVQASASTSSLMPPWMLSHLNR; encoded by the exons ATGGGAAGAGGTAGGGTTCAGCTCCGACGGATCGAGAACAAGATAAGCCGGCAAGTCACGTTTTCGAAACGTCGATCGGGTTTGCTGAAGAAGGCTCATGAGATCTCAGTTCTGTGTGATGCCGAGGTCGCTCTCATTGTCTTCTCTACTAAAGGAAAGCTCTTTGAGTACTCCACTGATTCAAG TATGAACTCAATTTTGGAAAGGTATGAGAGGTACTCTTCTGCAGAGAGACAGCTTACTGGACCAGGTGATGAAGTCAGTCAG GAAAATTGGACTCTTGAGTTCCCCAGACTCACAGCTAAGATGGAAGTCCTGCAACGGAACATAAG GCATTATATGGGAGAAGAGCTGGATCCTTTAAGCCTTAGAGAGCTCCAAAGTTTAGAGCAGCAGCTTGACACTTCTCTTAAACGTATACGGACTAGAAAG AACCAACTTATGCAAGAATCGATTTCAGAGCTTCAGAAAAAG GAAAGAGCTTTACAGGGGCAAAACAATCAGCTGGCAAAAAAG ATGAAGGAGAACGAGAAGATAACAACGGCTGAACGTGAGCCAGAAAATCCAGGCCAAACTTCATCTCAGCCTCTCCCTCCACCACCATTTCCTCCTTTATCAATGAG CGGAACATTCCAGGCATTAGGAACCATGAAAGAAGCTAGAGTCCAAGCTTCTGCAAGTACCAGTTCACTCATGCCGCCATGGATGCTTAGCCATCTTAACCGATGA
- the LOC108210635 gene encoding E3 ubiquitin-protein ligase At3g02290, translated as MGAVCCCLCDEPEEFTNLRTSVYRNCLCVRCFVHQFMCVYTSLFRRDEQTNPSAIQGTSSFSPTSSDSSLSNMYRSPPRPLPYDADTRYFRLQRDGLVSRREKGSCHSQEEPDVIRSDTDADSEPLITANKWNESTPEDGSKEPDCKSKTKTSTGKSATGYAHIYSSSSEDEDVCPTCLEEYTSEDPKIVTKCSHHFHLGCIYEWMERSENCPVCGKVMAFDETT; from the exons ATGGGTGCTGTTTGTTGCTGTCTGTGTGATGAGCCTGAAGAGTTTACTAACCTGCGTACTTCTGTTTATAGGAACTGCTTATGCGTTCGTTGCTTTGTTCACCAGTTCATGTGTGTG TACACATCATTATTCCGAAGAGATGAACAAACCAACCCTTCAGCCATTCAGGGGACATCATCTTTTAGTCCAACTTCATCTGACAGTTCTCTCTCTAATATGTACCGTTCGCCTCCAAGGCCATTGCCTTATGATGCTGACACAAGGTACTTCCGCTTGCAGCGGGATGGACTGGTTTCAAGACGAGAGAAAGGCTCCTGTCACTCACAGGAAGAACCTGATGTGATAAGAAGTGATACTGATGCAGATTCAGAACCTTTAATTACTGCCAACAAATGGAATGAGTCTACACCTGAAGATGGATCAAAAGAACCAGACTGCAAGTCCAAGACTAAGACCTCAACAGGGAAATCGGCAACCGGATATGCACACATTTACTCTTCTTCttcagaagatgaagatgtttgCCCCACATGTCTTGAAG AGTATACCTCTGAAGACCCCAAGATTGTTACAAAGTGCTCTCACCATTTTCACCTAGGCTGCATTTATGAATGGATGGAGAGAAGTGAGAACTGCCCAGTTTGTGGCAAG GTGATGGCATTCGATGAGACGACTTGA
- the LOC108214217 gene encoding ultraviolet-B receptor UVR8, with translation MGLDEIFGESRPVIHPTKSAIYVWGYNQSGQTGRKGKERNLRIPKQLPPKLFGCPSGVNSRWLDVACGREHTAAVASDGSLYTWGGNDFGQLGDGTENPRKHPKKVKHLQTEIVKSVSCGAHCTAAIAEPRDNDGTISTRRLWVWGQNQGSNYPRLYWGAFTADTVIRQVACGAVHVVALSEDGLLQAWGYNEFGQLGRGVTCEGLQGARVIKAYAKFLDEAPELVKITQVSCGEYHSAAISDNGEVYTWGLGNMGQLGHCSLQSGDKELLPRRVVALDGIFIKDIACGGVHTCASTWKGALYVWGSSRAGQLGLGPQTGLFSCVPNDSPTLLRNIPVLAIPSGVEHVACGHSHTLISTRDGRIHGWGYNSYGQAANEHCTYAWYPSPVDWCVGEIRKIAAGGGHSAVLTDAYSLKELCEFRLAEGVTLSNASQIVDVASRTGSDALARLCERLREHMLDGGDCIYEDDEFGD, from the exons atGGGTCTTGATGAGATATTTGGGGAGTCAAGACCTGTAATTCATCCAACAAAGAGTGCAATTTATGTTTGGGGGTATAACCAATCTGGCCAAACAGGGCGTAAAGGTAAAGAAAGGAATTTGAGGATTCCTAAGCAACTGCCTCCCAAGCTTTTTGGGTGTCCTTCAGGTGTTAATTCTAGATGGCTTGATGTTGCTTGTGGCCGTGAGCATACTGCGGCTGTGGCTTCCGATGGCTCTCTTTATACTTGGG GAGGAAATGACTTTGGTCAGTTGGGGGACGGAACAGAGAACCCCAGAAAGCACCCTAAGAAGGTGAAGCATTTGCAGACTGAAATTGTAAAATCTGTATCCTGTGGCGCACATTGTACTGCTGCTATTGCAGAACCCAGGGATAATGATGGAACCATTTCAACCAGACGACTTTGGGTTTGGGGGCAAAATCAG GGTTCTAATTATCCGCGTTTATATTGGGGAGCATTTACTGCAGACACG GTGATCCGTCAAGTAGCTTGTGGGGCTGTTCATGTTGTGGCATTATCTGAGGATGGCCTGCTACAGGCTTGGG GCTATAATGAATTTGGTCAGCTTGGCAGAGGTGTTACTTGTGAAGGCCTTCAGGGGGCTCGTGTTATAAAGGCATATGCAAAGTTCCTTGACGAAGCCCCTGAGCTTGTGAAGATTACCCAAGTGTCATGCGGGGAGTATCACTCTGCTGCTATATCTGATAATGGCGAGGT TTATACATGGGGTCTAGGAAATATGGGTCAACTTGGGCATTGTTCTCTCCAGTCCGGGGATAAAGAACTACTGCCAAGGCGTGTGGTAGCACTTGATGGAATATTCATAAAAGATATTGCCTGTGGTGGTGTACATACCTGTGCTTCGACTTGGAAAGGTGCTCTCTATGTTTGGGGTAGTAGTCGGGCTGGGCAACTAGGTCTTGGGCCTCAAACTGGATTATTTTCATGTGTCCCTAATGATTCTCCAACTTTACTCCGCAACATACCTGTATTGGCTATCCCATCTGGAGTGGAACATGTTGCATGTGGACATTCACACACACTTATTTCTACTAGAGATGGAAGAATTCACGGTTGGGGTTATAACAGTTATGGCCAAGCTGCTAATGAGCACTGTACATATGCTTGGTATCCATCACCAGTTGATTG GTGTGTTGGGGAAATACGGAAAATAGCAGCTGGAGGTGGTCATTCTGCAGTTTTAACAGATGCATATTCCTTGAAGGAGTTGTGTGAATTCAGGCTTGCAGAAGGTGTGACACTATCAAATGCTTCTCAGATTGTGGATGTGGCGTCGAGAACCGGATCTGATGCTTTGGCACGCCTCTGTGAAAGATTAAG GGAACATATGCTTGATGGTGGTGACTGCATATATGAAGATGATGAATTTGGTGACTGA